The proteins below are encoded in one region of Rana temporaria chromosome 2, aRanTem1.1, whole genome shotgun sequence:
- the LOC120927553 gene encoding fibrinogen-like protein 1-like protein isoform X3, producing MARIQKELRFPKDCSAISREKESGVYVIHPKGSHPLVVYCDMTTYSGGWIVIQRNSFNSEITWDESWSSYKYGFGNVDKDYWLGIEYIHQITKQRVYQARFVILDNNNEEKYADYNLFSVEDEANGYRLRLGSYTGTAGDAMSSITAGVAHDNMKFSSKDKDQDTYSANCASSYGGAWWYGACYASKLNNKNGIYWQGLCNGNCQGSTILIRPADYCVYLD from the coding sequence GCTTTCCAAAAGACTGCAGTGCAATTTCACGAGAAAAGGAGAGCGGAGTCTAtgttattcatcccaaaggttcaCATCCACTGGTTGTGTACTGTGACATGACAACCTACAGTGGAGGATGGATTGTCATACAGCGTAATTCCTTTAACTCTGAGATTACATGGGATGAGTCCTGGAGCTCTTACAAATATGGATTTGGTAATGTTGATAAGGATTACTGGCTGGGCATTGAATATATTCACCAAATCACCAAACAGAGGGTATACCAGGCACGTTTTGTTATTCTTGACAATAACAATGAAGAAAAATATGCTGACTACAACCTTTTCAGTGTGGAGGATGAAGCTAATGGTTACAGGCTGAGGCTGGGAAGCTACACGGGCACTGCAGGAGATGCCATGTCTTCAATAACTGCAGGGGTCGCACATGACAACATGAAGTTCTCAAGTAAAGATAAAGACCAGGACACTTATAGTGCTAACTGTGCTTCTAGTTATGGTGGTGCATGGTGGTATGGAGCATGCTACGCCTCCAAGCTGAACAACAAAAATGGCATATACTGGCAGGGACTCTGTAATGGGAACTGCCAAGGGTCAACCATTTTAATACGCCCTGCGGACTATTGCGTCTATCTAGACTAA